A genomic segment from Streptomyces sp. NBC_00459 encodes:
- a CDS encoding LacI family DNA-binding transcriptional regulator, translated as MAIGDKPMSGRPRPSMADVARHAGVAPQTVSRVSNGHTNVDPATRQRVVESMQALGYRPNGAARALKSGRFNTIGVITFTLRTFGNTRTLDAIAAEAARAKYAVTLIPVSDPTMGRVSGAYDRLSEAAVDGVILVFEAHLLDDAEFSLPPGVPMVVVDSDTGPGYTVVDTDQAQGARQATEHLLELGHRQVWHIAGPPTSFSAAHRVESWQRTLRQAGIVPPPVLYGDWTTRSGYRHGLTLGRRPEVTAIFAANDHMALGVMRALHELGRRIPEDVSVVGFDDMEETHAFWPPLTTVRQDFAAVGRLSLQKLLSKIGRTGPDTIDKTLVPTRLVVRASTGAPPPSSGDHAR; from the coding sequence ATGGCGATTGGGGACAAGCCCATGTCCGGACGGCCCCGGCCGTCGATGGCGGATGTCGCCCGTCACGCCGGTGTCGCGCCGCAGACGGTGTCGCGCGTGTCCAACGGCCACACGAACGTCGACCCGGCGACCAGGCAGCGGGTCGTGGAGTCGATGCAGGCGCTTGGCTACCGGCCGAACGGAGCCGCCCGTGCGCTCAAGAGCGGACGGTTCAACACGATCGGTGTCATCACCTTCACGCTCAGGACGTTCGGAAACACGCGCACGCTCGACGCCATCGCAGCGGAAGCCGCACGCGCCAAGTACGCCGTCACCCTCATCCCCGTGTCGGACCCGACCATGGGCAGGGTTTCCGGCGCCTACGACCGGCTCAGCGAGGCGGCCGTCGACGGAGTGATCCTCGTCTTCGAGGCGCATCTCCTCGACGACGCGGAGTTCAGCCTCCCGCCGGGGGTCCCGATGGTGGTCGTCGACTCCGACACCGGCCCCGGCTACACCGTGGTGGACACCGATCAGGCCCAGGGCGCCCGTCAGGCGACGGAACATCTGCTGGAACTCGGCCACCGGCAGGTATGGCACATCGCCGGACCTCCGACCTCGTTCTCCGCGGCCCATCGGGTCGAGTCCTGGCAGCGCACCCTGCGGCAGGCCGGCATCGTCCCGCCCCCGGTCCTGTACGGCGACTGGACCACCCGTTCCGGATACCGGCACGGGTTGACTCTGGGGCGAAGACCGGAGGTCACGGCGATCTTCGCCGCGAACGACCACATGGCGCTCGGCGTCATGCGCGCGCTGCACGAGCTCGGCCGCCGGATTCCCGAGGATGTCAGCGTCGTGGGGTTCGACGACATGGAGGAGACCCATGCCTTCTGGCCGCCGCTCACCACTGTGCGGCAGGACTTCGCCGCGGTCGGCCGGCTCAGTCTTCAGAAGCTGCTGAGCAAGATCGGCCGTACTGGGCCCGACACGATCGACAAGACCTTGGTCCCCACCAGGCTGGTGGTCCGCGCCAGCACCGGAGCGCCGCCGCCCTCATCGGGAGACCATGCGCGGTGA